One window of Patescibacteria group bacterium genomic DNA carries:
- a CDS encoding radical SAM protein has product MRSGQSENKALNEKEYVARKDILQSGPSNIILCSTYKCNMSCIFCLGRGQDPDFNCDIYKKIFENKLRRFLENATDICFTGWGEFLLWPGAADFLGYLNEHFPEANKILTTNGTPLSEAMASKMIIGNYTVQVSLHTSDALIHRSLTQSDFFEQIVMNLDNLILLRNENSCHSKLWIVLMFLVTSLNIENLPDFVDFAGLRGVNEVFCNYITIFLPEQIGLSCFFSPQNTNRIFDEAQKRAQRYNMRLNLPPRFGLTDGMQRESVCQDPWNTVFIDGLGNIHPCCFSGRPIGNINMDDFGAIWNGENYRELRNCLTENRSHERCKNCYKFSPVNVNDIKSHVTFRDIRAKEDIFRRLNLEA; this is encoded by the coding sequence ATGAGGTCCGGGCAATCAGAAAACAAGGCGCTTAACGAAAAAGAATATGTTGCCCGAAAAGACATTCTGCAATCCGGTCCTAGCAACATAATTTTATGCTCAACTTATAAATGTAATATGAGTTGTATTTTTTGCTTGGGGAGAGGTCAAGACCCCGATTTCAACTGCGATATTTATAAAAAAATTTTCGAAAATAAATTACGCCGGTTTTTAGAAAATGCTACGGATATCTGTTTTACGGGATGGGGAGAATTCCTATTATGGCCCGGGGCAGCGGACTTCTTAGGTTATCTTAACGAGCATTTCCCCGAAGCAAACAAGATTCTTACCACTAACGGCACCCCCTTGTCGGAAGCCATGGCGAGCAAGATGATAATCGGAAATTATACGGTACAGGTCTCCTTACATACATCTGATGCGCTTATCCATAGGTCGCTTACGCAGTCTGATTTTTTTGAGCAGATTGTCATGAATCTGGACAATTTGATTCTGCTAAGAAACGAGAACAGTTGCCATTCAAAATTATGGATAGTCTTGATGTTCCTTGTAACCTCATTAAATATTGAAAATTTACCTGATTTTGTGGATTTTGCAGGATTGCGCGGGGTAAACGAGGTATTTTGTAACTATATAACTATTTTTTTGCCTGAGCAGATTGGGTTGTCATGTTTTTTCTCGCCCCAGAACACTAACCGGATATTTGATGAAGCGCAAAAGAGGGCTCAAAGATATAATATGCGTTTAAATCTGCCTCCTCGGTTTGGCCTAACAGACGGCATGCAGCGAGAAAGCGTATGCCAAGACCCCTGGAACACTGTTTTTATAGACGGGTTAGGGAATATCCACCCCTGCTGTTTTTCCGGCAGACCTATAGGCAATATTAACATGGATGATTTTGGGGCGATATGGAATGGAGAAAATTACAGGGAATTGCGCAATTGTTTAACCGAGAATAGGTCACATGAAAGATGTAAAAATTGCTATAAGTTTTCTCCGGTAAACGTTAACGATATAAAGTCACACGTTACCTTTCGCGACATTCGCGCCAAAGAAGATATTTTTAGAAGATTAAACCTAGAAGCTTAA
- a CDS encoding glycosyltransferase family 9 protein → MKKAPPIDLYKMLNGREIKFDCCYFNGAKPCQFSSVCNSCDSYRPMGKRILVIKLASAGDVLRTTALLPALKVKFPDSYVTWLTKEPANELLELSPYIDRILTYGLESATLLQVESFDLVISLDKASEAASLAELVKAAAKCGYGLNEKGKIYPFNKKAEYSFLLGLDNELKFSINKKTYQEIMFEAVGLPYNNERYELRLGPRELDFAAEFFKRQNLSSSDFIIGINTGAGKIFANKSLKPARIVELIGLLYERLNTNIKILLLGGPLEKDINGTILKKLTDHKIIDSGHENTIREFCSLVNLCSAVISADTLALHIAVALNKAAIALFGPTCPQEIDLYNRGRKIITKSECAPCYKNICDKNVTCMDRIDLNEVVGAIKELEPICSKGHERY, encoded by the coding sequence TTGAAAAAGGCACCCCCCATAGATTTATATAAGATGCTTAATGGCAGAGAGATAAAATTTGATTGTTGTTATTTCAATGGTGCCAAGCCATGTCAATTCAGCTCCGTATGTAATAGTTGCGATTCCTATCGCCCAATGGGGAAAAGAATACTGGTTATAAAACTAGCTTCTGCGGGAGATGTTTTAAGGACTACAGCTTTATTGCCTGCTTTAAAAGTGAAATTCCCGGACAGTTATGTAACCTGGCTTACTAAAGAACCTGCCAATGAGCTATTAGAATTAAGCCCTTATATAGACCGTATCCTTACATACGGGTTAGAATCCGCAACTTTGCTACAGGTTGAAAGCTTCGATCTGGTTATTTCTTTGGATAAGGCTTCCGAGGCAGCCTCTCTGGCCGAACTAGTTAAAGCGGCAGCGAAGTGCGGATACGGCTTAAATGAAAAAGGGAAAATCTACCCTTTTAACAAAAAAGCCGAATACTCTTTCCTGCTTGGTTTAGATAATGAATTGAAGTTTTCCATCAATAAAAAAACTTATCAGGAGATTATGTTTGAGGCGGTCGGGTTGCCTTATAATAATGAACGATACGAATTAAGACTAGGCCCCCGGGAATTAGATTTTGCAGCGGAATTTTTTAAAAGACAAAATCTCAGTAGCAGCGATTTTATAATTGGGATAAATACAGGGGCAGGGAAAATCTTCGCCAATAAAAGTTTGAAGCCGGCGAGGATAGTCGAATTAATAGGCTTGCTATATGAACGGTTGAATACGAATATAAAGATATTATTATTAGGGGGCCCCCTTGAAAAAGATATTAATGGAACCATATTAAAAAAATTGACAGATCATAAAATAATAGATAGCGGTCATGAAAATACTATCCGTGAATTCTGCTCTTTGGTTAATCTTTGTTCCGCCGTTATCAGCGCTGATACCCTGGCGTTGCATATAGCCGTCGCCCTTAATAAGGCAGCCATAGCGTTGTTCGGTCCTACCTGCCCCCAAGAGATAGACCTCTATAACCGCGGCCGCAAAATAATTACAAAATCAGAATGCGCCCCTTGCTATAAGAATATATGCGATAAGAACGTCACATGCATGGACAGGATAGACCTTAATGAAGTTGTGGGAGCGATAAAAGAGTTGGAGCCGATTTGTTCTAAAGGCCATGAGAGATATTGA
- a CDS encoding glycosyltransferase family 2 protein, whose amino-acid sequence MRDIEISVVMPVKNGEKRLATVLDSVFAQEIDVGFEVIIVDSGSNDTSLEIIKKYPVEVYHIPEHKFNHGLTRNYLISKSRGEFIVLLTQDAVPRDNYWMKKLVDELKQDSMVAGVYSRQIPHRDASIITRMRSQRFYAASGERRESCIRTRGDYDNLSANQKHKFCNFENVSSCIRKAVWKKYPFPKTDFAEDLLWSKTVLENGFKVIYKPESVVYHSHDFSAWGWYRRNLINYSALHAIFGMNTAESLRKLPKIFFFYALRDLCQLIKEGGCPRNIISNIHLIPIFSFTGVLGQHLGIKNSKRRR is encoded by the coding sequence ATGAGAGATATTGAGATATCAGTGGTTATGCCGGTAAAAAACGGAGAAAAGCGCCTCGCAACGGTATTGGACTCCGTATTTGCTCAGGAGATTGATGTCGGATTTGAGGTTATCATTGTGGATTCGGGATCAAATGATACCAGCCTAGAGATAATAAAAAAATATCCGGTTGAGGTCTACCATATTCCCGAGCATAAATTCAACCATGGGCTTACGCGTAATTATCTTATATCCAAAAGCCGAGGGGAGTTTATAGTTTTGCTTACCCAGGATGCCGTACCCCGCGATAATTATTGGATGAAAAAGCTCGTAGATGAACTAAAACAGGATAGCATGGTAGCCGGGGTTTATTCCAGACAGATTCCTCACCGCGATGCGAGCATAATTACCCGCATGAGGTCGCAAAGATTTTATGCAGCTTCCGGGGAGAGAAGAGAGAGTTGTATTAGAACGCGGGGGGATTACGACAATCTATCTGCGAACCAAAAACACAAATTCTGTAACTTTGAAAACGTCTCTTCCTGCATCAGGAAAGCAGTCTGGAAAAAGTATCCCTTTCCCAAAACAGACTTTGCCGAAGACCTGCTCTGGTCAAAAACAGTTTTAGAAAACGGCTTTAAGGTTATCTATAAGCCGGAATCCGTGGTTTATCATTCACACGATTTTTCAGCATGGGGATGGTATAGAAGGAATCTTATAAATTATAGCGCCCTCCACGCAATTTTTGGGATGAATACAGCAGAGAGTTTGCGTAAATTGCCAAAAATATTTTTCTTTTATGCACTAAGAGATTTATGCCAGCTTATTAAGGAAGGAGGGTGCCCCAGGAATATCATTTCAAATATCCACCTAATTCCTATTTTTTCCTTCACGGGGGTACTAGGGCAGCACTTAGGTATAAAAAATTCTAAGCGTCGAAGGTGA